A genomic stretch from Solanum stenotomum isolate F172 chromosome 8, ASM1918654v1, whole genome shotgun sequence includes:
- the LOC125873093 gene encoding uridine/cytidine kinase UKL1, chloroplastic isoform X3, protein MSPVPEETTAIDYVMEAASGAHFSGLRFDGLLTSSSSSPRASPTPTPTHFSTPTPLDSTAPKQPFVIGVSGGTASGKTTVCDMIIQQLHDHRVVLINQDSFYRGLTLEEMKHVHEYNFDHPDAFDTEQLLECVEKLKSGMSVQVPIYDFKTHQRCSDSFRQVNASDVIILEGILVFHDARVRNLMSMKIFVDTDADVRLARRIRRDTVERGRDINSVLEQYAKFVKPAFDDFVLPSKKYADVIIPRGGDNHVAIDLIVQHIRTKLGQHDLCKIYPNVYVIQSTFQIRGMHTLIRDKEISKHDFVFYSDRLIRLVVEHGLGHLPFTEKQIVTPTGSVYTGVDFCKKLCGVSIIRSGESMENALRACCKGIKIGKILIHRDGDNGKQLIYEKLPKDISERHVLLLDPVLATGNSANQAIELLIQKGVPESHIIFLNLISAPEGIHCVCKRFPSLKIVTSEIDQSLNEEYRVIPGLGEFGDRYFGTDD, encoded by the exons GGACTTCtcacttcttcttcatcttctccccGTGCTTCTCCTACTCCTACCCCCACTCACTTCTCCACCCCTACCCCTCTTGATTCCACTGCTCCTAAACAGCCTTTCGTCATCG GGGTTTCTGGAGGAACAGCGTCGGGTAAGACTACTGTGTGTGACATGATCATCCAACAACTTCATGATCATCGTGTTGTGCTGATTAATCAG GACTCATTCTACCGTGGTTTGACGCTCGAAGAAATGAAACATGTCCATGAATATAATTTTGATCACCCAG ATGCCTTTGACACTGAGCAGCTCTTAGAGTGCGTTGAAAAGTTAAAATCTGGGATGTCGGTCCAAGTTCCAATTTATGACTTTAAAACCCATCAAAGATGTTCAGATAGCTTTCGCCAG GTGAATGCATCTGATGTTATCATCTTGGAGGGTATTCTTGTTTTCCACGATGCGCGTGTTCGCAATCTGATGAGTATGAAGATCTTTGTTGATACAG ATGCTGACGTGAGGCTTGCTCGTAGAATAAGACGTGACACAGTGGAGAGAGGTAGAGACATAAACTCAGTACTTGAACAG TATGCGAAGTTTGTCAAGCCTGCTTTTGATGATTTTGTTCTTCCTTCAAAGAAGTATGCTGATGTTATCATACCTAGAGGAGGTGATAATCATGTTGCTATTGATTTGATTGTCCAACATATTCGCACAAAGCTTGGTCAGCATGATCTTTGCAAGATATATCCGAATGTGTATGTTATTCAGTCAACTTTTCAG ATTAGAGGTATGCATACATTAATTCGAGATAAAGAGATTTCAAAGCATGACTTTGTTTTTTATTCTGATCGTCTTATTCGTCTG GTTGTGGAGCATGGTCTTGGCCATTTGCCCTTCACTGAGAAGCAAATAGTCACTCCAACAG GGTCAGTATACACTGGTGTTGatttttgcaaaaagttgtGTGGAGTATCCATTATTCGAAG TGGTGAAAGCATGGAAAATGCACTTCGTGCTTGCTGTAAGGGTATTAAAATTGGGAAAATTCTGATCCACCGTGATGGTGACAATGGGAAACAG CTTATATATGAAAAGCTTCCAAAAGACATATCGGAGCGGCATGTCCTGCTTCTGGACCCGGTACTTGCTACAG GTAATTCTGCTAACCAGGCAATTGAACTGCTCATACAGAAAGGAGTTCCAGAATCCCACATTATTTTCCTAAACCTCATCTCT GCACCTGAAGGAATACATTGTGTTTGCAAACGATTCCCTTCTTTAAAAATTGTCACGTCAGAGATTGATCAGAGCTTAAATGAAGAGTACCGTGTGATTCCAGGTTTGGGAGAGTTTGGTGATCGGTACTTTGGCACTGATGACTGA